AAATCGATTCATTACCGGGATCAAGATTGGCTGTTTTCAGTTTCGCACATAAAAGATCATCGCCACAAAATATATACAGCGGCAGATAACAATAACAGTCATAGTAACCGTGGAAGAACCTTCCCTGCTGCTCTCCGTGCAACGGATCGTCTGTCGCATCGACATCGA
The nucleotide sequence above comes from Spirochaetales bacterium. Encoded proteins:
- a CDS encoding transposase yields the protein DVDATDDPLHGEQQGRFFHGYYDCYCYLPLYIFCGDDLLCAKLKTANLDPGNESICRQDLVQHVGGK